A window from Xiphophorus maculatus strain JP 163 A chromosome 17, X_maculatus-5.0-male, whole genome shotgun sequence encodes these proteins:
- the LOC102220682 gene encoding NACHT, LRR and PYD domains-containing protein 12-like — translation MRIKDKLIPQLAQEAGMANVKEQLLDIFLELLDEDLRTFQWYLYSSDLEGFTHIPKCKADGLDRPRTVDLVVQTYGYDDAVTVTVIILEKMRQKLLADRLKELCSNGKSNKKSEESDLAIQETLKCTLKEQCLKVYEGNAGEGQRIYLKEIYTELHVIAGACGGLSDEREFRQQKSKQMAVEETIKVRDLFKPDQERRIRTVLTQGIPGMGKTVCAQKFTLSWAEGEEHQDITFLFPLPFRELNSFMGGGDSSLMGLLHWFFPQIKPIEKLSDSKVLFIFDGLDESLLPLNFKYNKVLRDETEPAPLDVLITNLITGDLLCNAFVWITCRPAAAGKIPRKYIDQWTEIKGFTEDRWQEYFKKRVSDDALSLRIIDHVKSSKSLYVMCQIPIFCWITVTLIKRMLHDDVTGRLPNTLTEMYVYLLLCQTDRMAERHYPMSGGNVCLQLAELAFRQLEQRKQIFYEADLKKCHMDINEATTYSGVCTEMFHMEAGRGQKVFNFVHLSIQEFLAAVFAHYSYMHNKENVLLGRRERLSSKLWRKSVFGFHKSAIEKALKSPDGHWDLFLRFLLGLSLKSNQELLYGVLHLEAEGEEDVAKTIQFIKEMINEEPESKLNLFHCLGELRDESLVQEIQSFVSSGRLASTQLSSAQWSALTFELMTSDTLEETFDLKKYSRSEEGLEKLLVVITSSTHALLDYCNLTENCCPLLASALSSTSSHLTDLDLSNNKLKDSGVRLLSDGLLSPQCKLKSLRLRECRVEGGCCEALAAALNTESTQLRVLDLSANDLQHSGVTALSLGLSSRHCKVETLSLSQCKLGAGCCGGLASIFNSGSPRLKSLDLSNNNLKDAGVSLLAAGLTSPSCKLEILRLSCCGLTQKSCSYLSSALSTDSGKVKHLDLSGNILQGPGFGTLCSGLKSQRCRLETLILKECSLQKCCADIALVLSTNSSRMKELDLSENDLEDLEVELLSNGIANPNCVLETLSLSFCGVTVKGCAHLASALSCNPSHLRQLDLSYNYLQDSGVDLISVQRDDPLCKLEHLSVDHNEECYLKSTLKNYSCILTFDTNTASTSLFLHDGGKQVTWVRESQPYPKHPERFESVSQVLCHQGLTQRHYWEVEWRGRWVDVAVATRGINRRGGSHVSAFGKTDQSWCLLCCGDHYSAQHGNEGEEISVPASRSRKVAVYLDWPGGTLSFYQVSSGSLKHLHTFYSNFSEPLYPGFGMEEDDCSVILCSN, via the exons ATGAGAATAAAAGACAAGCTGATCCCACAACTGGCTCAGGAGGCAGGCATGGCTAACGTAAAAGAGCAACTCTTGGATATCTTTCTAGAACTTCTTGATGAAGATCTTCGGACTTTTCAGTGGTATCTTTACAGCAGCGACCTTGAAGGATTCACGCATATACCAAAGTGTAAAGCTGACGGCTTGGACAGGCCGCGCACCGTGGATCTTGTGGTGCAAACATATGGTTATGATGATGCTGTTACCGTAACTGTGATCATACTGgagaaaatgagacaaaaacttcTAGCTGATAGACTAAAAGAGTTGTGCAGCAACG gTAAAAGCAATAAGAAAAGCGAAG AAAGTGACCTCGCAATCCAAGAGACACTGAAATGCACATTGAAGGAACAGTGTCTAAAAGTTTACGAGGGCAATGCAGGAGAAGGACAACGTATTTACCTGAAAGAAATCTACACAGAGCTGCACGTGATAGCAGGAGCCTGTGGAGGCTTGAGTGACGAGCGCGAGTTCAGGCAGCAAAAGTCCAAGCAAATGGCAGTGGAAGAAACAATTAAAGTCCGAGATCTTTTCAAGCCCGATCAAGAAAGGCGGATAAGGACTGTGCTTACTCAGGGTATACCTGGAATGGGTAAAACAGTCTGtgcacagaagttcactctgagCTGGGCAGAAGGAGAAGAACATCAGGACATCACCTTTCTCTTTCCACTCCCTTTCAGGGAGTTGAATTCCTTCATGGGTGGGGGAGACTCTTCATTAATGGGCCTACTCCATTGGTTTTTCCCTCAGATAAAACCCATTGAGAAGCTATCAGACTCGAAAGTCCTCTTCATTTTCGATGGCCTTGATGAGAGTCTTCTCCCATTGAATTTCAAATACAACAAGGTTTTGAGAGACGAGACGGAGCCGGCCCCGCTCGATGTGCTGATCACAAATCTCATCACAGGGGATCTGCTCTGCAACGCATTCGTCTGGATCACATGTAGGCCTGCGGCGGCGGGCAAAATTCCTCGAAAGTACATTGACCAGTGGACTGAAATCAAGGGCTTCACTGAAGACCGATGGCAGGAATACTTCAAGAAGCGCGTGAGTGACGATGCCCTCTCCCTTCGGATCATTGACCATGTGAAGTCGTCGAAAAGCCTCTATGTAATGTGTCAAATACCAATTTTCTGCTGGATCACCGTCACTTTGATTAAGAGAATGCTACATGATGACGTGACCGGAAGATTGCCCAACaccctgactgagatgtacGTGTATCTTCTTCTCTGCCAAACCGACCGGATGGCTGAAAGGCACTACCCCATGAGCGGCGGTAACGTTTGTTTGCAGCTCGCAGAACTAGCGTTCCGTCAGCTTGAACAGCGCAAACAGATCTTCTACGAGGCTGACCTGAAAAAGTGCCACATGGATATCAATGAGGCAACCACATATTCGGGTGTTTGCACAGAGATGTTTCACATGGAGGCGGGAAGGGGAcaaaaagtttttaactttGTGCATTTGAGTATCCAGGAGTTTCTGGCAGCTGTGTTTGCCCATTATTCATACATGCATAACAAGGAAAACGTTCTTCTGGGACGTCGGGAAAGACTTTCCtcaaaactgtggagaaaatctgtttttggcTTTCATAAATCTGCCATTGAAAAGGCTTTGAAAAGTCCAGATGGCCACTGGGATCTCTTCCTTCGCTTCCTTCTGGGCCTTTCGTTGAAGTCAAACCAGGAACTTCTCTACGGTGTGCTGCATTTGGaagcagaaggagaagaagatgTGGCAAAAACCATACAGTTTATCAAAGAAATGATCAATGAAGAACCCGAATCAAAGCTCAACTTGTTCCACTGTCTGGGGGAGCTCAGAGACGAGTCTCTGGTGCAGGAGATTCAGAGCTTCGTAAGTTCTGGGAGGCTTGCAAGCACACAGTTATCTTCGGCTCAATGGTCCGCTCTCACTTTTGAGCTAATGACATCAGATACTCTGGAGGAAACGTTTGACCTAAAGAAGTACTCAAGATCAGAAGAAGGGCTAGAAAAGCTGCTGGTTGTTATAACTTCCTCCACACATGCCCT CCTGGATTATTGCAACCTCACTGAAAACTGCTGTCCATTGCTGGCCTCTGCCTTGAGCTCAACGTCCTCTCATCTGACAGATTTAGATTTGAGTAACAACAAACTGAAGGATTCGGGAGTGCGGCTGCTTTCTGATGGTCTACTGAGTCCACAATGCAAGCTGAAGAGCTTAAG ATTGCGTGAATGTAGAGTGGAGGGTGGCTGCTGTGAGGCCTTGGCTGCTGCTCTTAACACAGAGTCAACCCAACTGAGAGTGCTGGACCTGAGCGCTAATGACCTCCAGCACAGTGGAGTGACGGCCCTGAGTTTGGGACTGAGCAGCCGTCACTGCAAAGTTGAAACATTGAG TTTAAGTCAGTGCAAACTGGGAGCGGGCTGCTGTGGAGGTTTGGCTTCAATCTTCAACTCGGGCTCTCCTCGGCTGAAATCTCTTGAtttgagtaacaacaacctgaaGGATGCCGGGGTGTCCCTGCTTGCTGCTGGACTAACAAGTCCAAGTTGTAAACTAGAAATTCTGAG gctCAGCTGCTGTGGCCTAACACAGAAATCCTGTAGCTACCTTAGTTCGGCTCTCAGCACAGACTCCGGCAAAGTCAAGCATCTGGACCTGAGTGGGAACATCCTTCAAGGTCCAGGTTTTGGTACTCTCTGCTCCGGCCTCAAAAGTCAGCGCTGTCGACTGGAAACTTTAAT ATTAAAAGAGTGCAGCCTTCAGAAATGCTGTGCTGACATTGCCTTAGTGTTGAGCACTAACAGCTCCCGCATGAAGGAGCTTGACCTGAGTGAGAACGACCTGGAGGACCTGGAAGTGGAGTTGCTCTCTAACGGAATAGCAAACCCAAACTGTGTCTTGGAAACCTTGAG CCTGTCGTTTTGTGGAGTCACTGTGAAAGGCTGCGCTCATCTGGCTTCAGCCCTGAGCTGCAACCCGTCCCACCTGAGGCAGCTGGACCTCAGCTACAATTATCTCCAGGACTCCGGAGTGGATCTGATCTCGGTTCAGCGGGACGATCCACTTTGTAAGCTAGAACATCTAAG CGTGGATCATAATGAGGAATGTTACCTGAAATCAACACTAAAAAACT ACTCCTGCATCCTGACCTTTGACACAAACACAGCCTCTACGTCTCTCTTTCTACACGACGGAGGTAAACAGGTGACGTGGGTCAGGGAGTCACAGCCGTACCCAAAACACCCCGAGAGGTTTGAAAGTGTCTCCCAGGTCCTGTGTCACCAAGGCCTTACCCAGCGCCActactgggaggtggagtggCGAGGGCGCTGGGTGGACGTCGCCGTCGCCACGAGGGGAATCAATCGCAGAGGGGGCAGTCACGTGTCTGCGTTCGGCAAAACCGACCAGTCCTGGTGTCTGCTCTGCTGCGGAGATCACTACAGCGCCCAGCATGGCAACGAGGGCGAGGAAATATCCGTACCCGCGTCTCGCTCTCGCAAGGTTGCGGTCTATCTGGACTGGCCTGGTGGCACTCTGTCCTTCTACCAGGTGTCTTCTGGGAGCCTCAAACATCTTCACACGTTCTACAGTAACTTCAGCGAGCCGCTCTACCCGGGGTTCGGGATGGAAGAGGACGACTGCTCTGTCATTCTTTGTTCCAATTAG